The Leptospira bouyouniensis DNA window CGGGTGTCGCAACTGATCCTATGGTACCTTTGTTTGTATCATAGTAGCGAATGATAGATTCCCCGCTGGGTACATAATAGATTTTACCATTGGGTGCGTAAACTCCGCCATTATAAGCCGCACCACTCATTGTTATGTTCGTTATGTTAGTTAAGGTATGATTCGATGTATCAAATTTATAAAATGTATTATTGGTATGAGGTGATAAGTAAATGATTCCACTCGGACCTAAGGTTCCTCCGATAAAATCGATCGCCCCTGGAACACTGGTAGCCTCTTCATAGTTATTTGTTTTTGGATTGATAGCGAGAATTTTAGGAGAGTTGTAAGGCAAAAGATAAACCTTACCGTTTGGTGCGGCAAGCGCACCTTGGAAATCTGTTCCCGCAGTCCCGGTTACAGAAAGAACAGTGGCCGGATTGTATTGGGTTAAGGTTTCCCCTTCGCTCGAACCAAGTGCAAATTGTGCTTCCACTTCTTGTTTCACCTGCCTCCAGTTCTCAGGCAAATGGGTTTCTTCGTAACTTAAGGTACAAGCAGCTGGTGCAACTTTGTAACCACAATGGTAACTTTTGTCTTTAACCACAATACGAAATAGTAATTGATTCAAAAATGAATCCGAATTCACATCACAATTGTTAGAGATCTTTGCACTGGAACAATGGGAACAAAAAATCAGGAAAAAAAACAATACAAGGTAACGGAGCATAAAGGTTCTAAATTGGACGTTACTTGTAAGTGCATTGGCATCGCAATCAAGTTTAGAAAAATCCCCAAGGATTACTTGCGGAATTGTCCGAAGTCGTGTTCGTTGAGATTTGGACATAAATAATTGTTAGAAAGGTCTTTTTAAGATTTTTTTTCCGGAAGTATTAATCACAGGAAAAAAATTGGGATCCCTTTCTGGATCTGTAATTAGTAATTTTACATCTCTGATCCTATCATAACATTCTTTCATAAACAATTGGTGACCACAACCGAGTAGATGGTATCCTTCATGGATCAATGTTGATTTAGGGCTTGTGAATATTAGTTGTATGGTCGATATGTATTTTGCTTTGATATAACCTTTGGTGTTGGTTCTCGCTTCAACAGCACCTTGAACTTCTAACTTTAATCCAATGCCTGCAAAGATCCCTAAGGTAAAAATCTCAAATACGATGTCCCCCCAAGTCCTTCCTTTTAGATACAAAAGTCGATCACATTGGTCTGGCATCCTTGTATTGTTTAAGTATTCTAGTATATCTGATCCGTAAAATCCAGGACGTTCCATTTCTAATAGGATTGTAGGTTCTGCTTTTAATTTGTATAAACTTAATTCTTCGTTCCATACTTCAAATAATGTCCATACATCCTGGTCTAAAATCCCTTTCTCTTTGATAACACAAACTCGAAATGATATAGGTTCACCAAATGAAATGGCTTCTCTCACTTTGTCTTGATGAAACCCAATTGTTGTACAATTTGTCAGAAGTAATAGAATGAAATAAGTTAGAAAATTTTTTTTGAATTGGAGTAACAAATTGTAACCTAACATCTAATAATCAGTAACGCAGCGAGTTCGAACACTTGCATCAGTTTTTAAAACAGGTCCACCGCCAGAGGTTCCAAAATCGGTAACATATGCCATAGTTGAAGGAGTTCCAATGACAGGGCTCGATGACCAAAACGATGTAGAAGCTGTATTGGGAAAATACAATGGATTATATCCTGGAGTTCCGAAATTAAATCGGATATCTTTTAGTGAAATTAATTCATTTGCATTAGGAAGTCTCCATGTTTTTCCAGCAAGTGTTAAACTTTGGCAGTAATTAATCGCTCCAGACCATTGTAATGCACTGTCTGTTCCCCCAGAACAAGTGGCAACATTCGGCTGACCCGCTGTACATTTTTGCCAAAGAAGGGCTGTATCTAAATCCAGTATTGTTCCATCAGATTGATCAATGAATCGTTTGGTAAAGGTATTTCTTGGTGTGGCGACACAACGAAGGTGATGTAAGTCTGAATAAACTCCAAATCCGATGGAGGATTGGATATAGGTTGGGTAAAACGCTCCAGTATTTGCAGCATTCGATGTATTGGATTTGTAATTAAAACTATTAGTTTGTGGAAAATAAGATGAATTGATCGATGGATTTTCTGTGGTGTGATCAAAAATACTTATGTATTCTTCTATTTCGGGTACTCGCCAATCGGTTCGATCTGCAAAACCAGAACCCGCATTCAAACTTGTACATTCAGTTTGTGCTCCTGCAAATGTAAAGGTATCTGTACCCACAGTTCCGCAACCAATGCCTGTTCTCCCTCGGTTACAACTTGTCCAAACAAGACCCGTTACTAAATCGGCTGTGATTTCAACTCCGGAAACTAGGCTAGGTCCCACAAAACTTGTGTTAATTCCTCTTTGTAGATGCCCGTCTTGGCCTGGAATTGCTGTACAAGTTGCATCAACATTTCCTCCTGCATCGTAACACACAGTGATATTGGTCTTCGGAGGAGCCTTTCCCATCCATGCTGGTTGGTAGACACAACTGGCGCTACCTTTGGGATTACTTGCCGTGATTGTGAACTGGACTTGGTTTGCCTTCCAACCAGTATAGATGCCTTCAAGTGAGTTTGAAAAAAAAGAAAACGAAATACCAGGTGGGAGTGGAGGATTACTGGAAAAACTAAGCCTGTTTCCATCTGATTCAAATGCTTCGAAAAAATAAGTTCCATTCCTTTTCGGTATGAGTGGGGGGCAAATTAAATAAGTGGGTGGATTGACTTTTAATACAACACCGCAATGAGGTGACTCATCAAAATTGATATAACGGAGGAGTAAGCTGTCTTTGTATTGGTCAGATTTAGGATCACATAAATTTTCCAAATCTGACCGATTGCATGAGAATAAGAGAAATAAAGATAAACAAAGCAGTAAAAAACTTGTTTGGAGCTGTGTCATAAAATCGATGCTAAACGATCGAATTCAATCAAACAGTTTAAGACGGAATTTCATCAACTATTTTCTGACGAAAGCTCTCAATTTGTAATTTCAGTTGATCAATCCGTTTTGCATCAGAAGGGATGAATGATGTGAGTTGTAATGTTTTCTCTGCCTTTGGTAGATTACCAATTGTGAGGTACAATTGAACAAGTTGTATTAAATTTGATAAATGTCCAGGGTTACGCAACCGAATCCTTTCTCCCATATCGATGGCTTTTCCATATTCCTTGGTTTGTCTGTAAGTGAACGATGCTAAATAGATTAGGTCAGTGTCACCGGGGTATTCTTCGATATAGGTATTTAATTTTTCTGCTGCCAAACTGTAATCTTTCATCCTGACGAGAAGTCGAATGAGAGCCCTTTGGATTTCGCGGTTCTCTGGATTGATTCGGTTTGCTTCGATTAAACTTGATTTTGCCCCTTCAAATTCTTCCAATTTAATCTGTGATTTTGCCTTTCGCATATATTCATAAGATTCCTTTCGAATGCCCCTAGGTGGTTGGTGAACATTTTCTTTGAATGCGATGCGCATCAAACTCAAATCGTCAGTGAGTTCTCCCATCCGTAAGATCGATTGGTAGATCTCTTTTAGATTCCCATTCCCTTGTTCCACATGCCTCAGGAAAAGCTCTTCATCGTGGTTGATTTTTCTTGCCGTGGTTTCGGTTTCAAATTCGATATCATCCCGACCATCAGACCCAAGGATGAGAACATCACCCGGAATTAACTGTAAAGTGGAGATTTCAAGAGATTTTTCTGAAAAGGGAGTTCCTAATTTTCTAAGTTCTGAATTGTTTTTAATGAATTCTGCACTGCCTTTGCGGTATAACACTGACCATGGATGCTCAGCATTCAAATAATACATGAGCCCTGTTTCATCATCAATGAGCCCCATTACCATGGAAACTAACATCGAACAGTCAAAGCTTTCGAAAATATGATGGAGTTCTTGGTAAGCATTTTTAATCCAACGTTCTGCATATAATAATTTTACCGACTCTACAGCTGTTGATCTTTCTAAGATCGATTGTACTGCAGCCCCAAGGACAAGTATTCCACCCGCACCTTGTAAAGATTTACCCATAGCATCGGCATTTAGAAAAAATGTGTAATCTTTTCCACGTAAAGTAATGGTACGTGCGATACAAATATCTCCACCAATTTCATTTTCTTTACCATGGAATAAAAAAGTTTTTTTCTGTTTGATTAAAAAATCAGTTTTAACATGAGAACCTATAGTTTTATTTAAGCTAAGAGGTTTGATGAGCAGTGATGTAAGGAAATAATCTCCATCTTGTTGTTTTTTTAGTGTTTCCACTGTTTCCAAACTGTTTCGAAGTTCAGATGTTTTTGCTTCCACTAACTCTTGTAAGTTTTCTCTGATCCTACCCACTTCTCTGGTTGCTTTTTCATAATTTTCTGCGAATAATATAAATTCTTTGTCTATGGATAAAATAGGAAGGGCTCCTCTGCCTCCTGTCGCTAAACTATTGGCAGATTCATTAATTTGTTCTAAGGTTAAATTGATTGATTGGAAAAACATATAAATCAGAATCACAGCTTCTACAAATGTCATTCCAATAAAGGCAGAAATCTTAAGTAAACTTGCATTTCCAAAGGATATAAAAACAGACAAAACACTTAAGGATAAAAGAATCAAAATGAGTAAAAAAATAAATTTTCCTTTTAGGCTTAAGATTCCATAGTTTTTGTGAACTGAGACATCTCGATATGCTAAGATCTTTTTGACTTCAACGCGTTTGTTTCCTGTGAAATAATCTGAAATGATATAGGAAAACCCACCATAAACAAAAACTGCCGATAACCATCCAATCGAAATCAAAAGAAGTTCATAGGTTGCATGCCCGTATAACAAGTGGGTGAAGGAAACTGCTAAAAAAACCATCACTGCATAACGAATGGCAGCATACATATTTTCTTTGGGAAGGTGGATCAGGGTATTTAAATTGTTTTCTAATTCAAGAATGTCTTTATGCCGTATGGTTTCGTTTGGTTTTAAAAACTCATTTAGTTTTTTTAAGTCATGCCGAAACCCTCCATATCCTAATGGAGTGAATATTCCAAATTCGATACTATGCCCAATGGCTGCGAGTATTGTTGAAACAACAAAAACGTACACGACCTCTGGATGGTTCTCGATCGAAAAATCTGGGATTAGTGCAGATCCAAAAAAGTAAGCATAAAACGCACCAAAGAAGGCACCTTGTAATGAGAAAAATACGATAGCGAAACTATAAGATATGAACCTATGTAAAAATTTGAATAGCTGATCAAAGAATCGGCTCATTGTGATCCCCAAGGAACACAAAGTTTAGGAGATGATCCAAACTCCGTAAAGAGATTTTTGCCTATTTATTAAAAAAGTTAGATATCTTATTAAAAAAAAACTTTCATCAGGAATCGACTTAGTTAGGTTTCACCAATGGAATTAAAAAATAAGAGAATCGTTGTCACTGGAGCAGGGTCCGGGATAGGGAAAGAAACCGTGTTGCAGATGTTAAAGCATGAGAATGTAAAAATTTTAGCCTGTGACCTTAATGAGAAAAACATTGTTTCTCACCCCAATGTGATTCCGTATAAATGTGATGTAAGCAAACCTGAGTCTTTAGACAAATTGATTAAAGATGCAGATAAAAAATTAGGTGGGATTGATATCTTTTTTGCCAATGCTGGATTTGCGTATTATGAAATCATTCAGGATGCAGATTGGGATCAGATTGATCGAATTTTTCGTACAAATGTTTACTCGCCTTTTTATACTCTCGTCACTCTCAACCGAAAAAGGACTTCACCTTGTCTATTCGTAGTCACAGCTTCTGCGATGAGCCATTTACCTCTTCCAGGTTATGCCATGTATTCGGCGACGAAAGCAGCAGTCCGTTCGTTTCTTGATGCTTACCAATGTGAATTGAGACCAGGAAACCGAACAATGATAGTTTATCCAATAGCAACTAGGACAAAATTTTTTGACTCAGCCGGGAAAAAAGTACCTGTTCCATTTCCAAGTCAAACCGCTGAGACAGTGGCAAAAAAAATAGTGAGTGGAATTTTAAGGGACAAAACAGAAGTTTTCCCTTCATTTTTATTTCGATTCATTCAATTTCTAGACAGATTTTTGTTTTTTCCTTTGAAAATTTACCAAAAAATTGAAGCTGCAAAATTGAAATCGCATAAATCTTAAGCCTACTGCATAGTGGATACTATGCAGTCTTCAGAGGAAGGACCATTGCCACATATTTCGCCTTCGGCAGACACTCATATGAATGTCGAAGCGGATTTATTAAAAACAATCATGGATGTAAGTTCCACAGCGATTGTGTTACTGAATCCACAGGGGAATATTTTGTATGCAAATCCTGCTTCAGAAACTGTCCTTGGTATCAAACTAAAAGACATCCTTACGAGAACTTACGACGCTCCTCAGTGGAAAAATACTTCCTTGGATGGTGCTCCCTGGAGAGATGAAGACCAACCTTTTAATATTGTCCTCAAAACAAAACAACCAGTAACAGATATTCGGCATGCTATCGAAGATTCCAATGGGACCAAAAAATACCTTTCGATTAATGGTTCACCTGTGTTTAATGAAGTGGGAGAATTACGTTCCCTGGTATTTCTCATCACTGACATCACAGAAAATGTTCTAAAACAAAAGGCATTAGAAGACAGCGAAGCAAAGTATCGCACCATCACAGAACTTTCCTTGAGTATGGTGTACGACTTAGATATAGCTTCGGGAGTAAACTACTGGGCCGGTGCCATCCAAGAAATCACAGGTTACACCCCAGAAGAATACAATGCAATTGGTTATGAGGCATGGATGGTTCTTATCCATCCTGAAGATAAAGAAAAAACCATCCAAGTGTTTGATGAATCGATGGCTAATCGAACCAAATTCTCCTGCGAATACCGTTACAAAAGAAAAGATGGTTCCTATGTTTATATTGAAGATAATGGAATCTTTTTATACAATGAAGATGGTGACGCCTATCGGATGTTTGGTGCAATGATCAATCGAACTGAACAGATTGAAGCGAGTTTAGCACTCAAAGAATCTGAATCTAGACTTCTCATGTCACTTGATGCTGTAAAAATGGGGATTTGGACTTTGGACATTGATCCAAGTAAAATTTATTGGTCCCCACAAACTTACGAAATCTACGGATTGGATCCAAATAAAAATGAGATCACTGTCGAAACGTATTTAACATTAAACCATCCAGAAGACCTTACTAAGATTTCGGAAGAAATCCAATTTCTAAAAGATGATCCTACAAAATCAGGATACATCATACAACATCGGATTTTCCATGCAGATGGGAGTGTCCATTGGGTTGAATCAAGGGGCAATTTACTCAGAGACAAAGATGGCAAACCGTTTCGATTGATGGGAACGATTCTTGATGTCACTGAGGCAAAATTAGCGGAAGAAGCCTTACGCACGTCAGACGAAAGATTCCGAGCCTTTTATCAATTTTCGACGGAAGCATTTCTCATTTTTGATGAAAATTCATTACGAGCAAAGGATTCTAATTTTGCTTTTCAAAACTTGTTTGGATATGCACCTGAAGACACAAAAAATTTGAAAATCCGATCGTTACTCACACCAGACTCACTCCAAAAAATTCGTGAAAAAATTGAAGATCACTCAAGTGATTCGATTGAAATATTATGCAAACGAAAGAATGGGGAAGTGTTTCCAGCACTTGTATCCATCAAACGATTTAAATACAACCAATCGAATTCCATTGCATATAGTATTTTTGATTTGAGTCCATTGAAAGAGGTGGAGGAACTCCGACAAATCAATTCTGAAATCAGAGAAAAAAACAAACTCATCGAAAAACAAAAAATCGAACTAGAGATGGCGTTTGAAAACCTCAAACGAACCCAAGAACAATTGGTCCAATCGGAAAAATTAGCAGCTCTTGGGCAACTCATTGCAGGCATCGCACATGAAATCAATAATCCGATAGGTGCAGTAAAAGCATCCAATCAAAATATGATGGATTGGCAAAAACGATATGGTATCGCCTCACAATTGTTCCGTGAAGCAATCTTAAATGTTCCAAAAGAAGAACAAGTCATCCTAAAAACCATCTTATCAAATTTAGACCAACCCATCGAATTTTATACTGGTAAAGAAGAAAGGTTAAGAAAAAAGAAAAATAAAGAAATTCTCATTGAGTATGGTTGCAAAGCGGATGACGCGGATGAATTTGCGGAAGCTTGGGTGGAGTTAGGAATTGGGGAATTAGAAGAAAAATATTTACCACTCTTTCGATCTCATTACTTGCGAGTATTTTTAGATTATTTGGAACTAGAAATTCAATTTAGAAGGAACACTAGGTCCATCCAACTTGCTGTGGATCGTGTTTCTAAAATCATGTATGCTTTAAAAAATTTCTCTCATTTTGATTCAACAGGGAAAAAAATCAAAGCATCTATCCAGGATACAATTGAAACGGTTTTGACGATTTATCAAAACCAACTCAAACGTGGGATCACTCTCATCAAAAATTACGAGCAAATCTCACCTATAGAATGTTATCCGGATGATTTATTGCATGTTTGGACAAATTTGATTTACAATTCATTACAAGCAATGTCTTTCTCTGGAAAACTAATTATATCGATTAAAGATTGTGGGCAAGAGATACTCGTTTCCCTCCAAGATTCTGGACCAGGTATCGACCATTCCATACGGGAAAAAATCTTTGAGCCTTTCTTTACTACTAAACCACCAGGGGAAGGGAGTGGGCTAGGGCTTGATATTGTGAATAAAATAGTGAAACGACATGGAGGAAGGATTGAATTAACGTCCAAACCTGGAGAAACAATTTTTTCAATCTATCTACCAAAAGGTTATTAAGGTTCGACAGCATGTGTGATGGCTGTGATAAGTTCTTCTTCATCCCATGGTTTTTTCAAACAAGTGATTAGACCGATTTCTTTGGTTAAAGCTTCCACTAGTTTTTCTTCAGCAAATCCAGTGATGATGACTTTTTCAATCGATGGGAATCGTTTATGAACTTTTCTTAAAAATTCATCACCATTCATTCCAGGCATAGCCCAATCGGAGATGATAACAGCAACCGAACTCCCTTCTTCTTCTAATTCTAAAATTAAATCCCATGCCTCTTTGGCGTTTTCTGCGGTAAGGTATTTGAATCTTTCACCAAAATGGTGTTTCACTTGGGATTTCATGCTGAGTAAAATGATGGATTCATCATCCACAAAGAGGATTCCCTTCTTTCCATTCTTTTTCTCAGTGAGTATTTCCACAGGACAAAGTTTTATCCGTTCTCTTTTAGATTGCAAGTAAATCTTGCCAAATTCTCTGAATTTCTACACTTGGGTCTTTATGACAGCATATCCCACTTTACTTTCTCCACTTTCACTAGGATTCACAACTTTGAAAAACCGAACCATCATGGGTTCAATGCACACTGGGCTTGAAGAAGCTCCGAATGGTTATGAACGAATGGCAGCGTTTTATGGGGAAAGGGCAAAAGGTGGTGTGGCACTTATTGTGACTGGTGGTATCGCACCAAATGAAGCAGGGCGTGTGGCAAAGGGTGGGAGTGTCATGGACACTGAAGAAGAGGCCCTGCACCATAGAGTGGTAACCGAAGCCGTGCATAAAGAAGGTGGAAAAATCGCCATGCAAATCCTTCACACAGGAAGGTATGGGTATCATGATAAAATTGTAGGTGCCTCCAATCTTAGAGCACCTATCAATATGTTCAAACCTCACCCATTAACCGAAGAGGAGATTTGGAAAACCATAGATGATTTTGTGAGATGCTCCGAATTAGCAAAGTTAGCTGGTTATGATGGAGTTGAGATCATGGGAAGTGAAGGATACCTTATCAACCAATTCATTGCCAAACGAACAAACAATCGTACCGATGATTGGGGAGGTAGTTTTGAAAACCGTATTAAATTTCCAATCGAAATTATCAAAGCAGTTAGAAAAAAAGTAGGAACTGACTTCATCATCATTTACCGTTTGTCTATGTTAGATTTGGTTGAAGAAGGTGGGAATATAGAAGAAGTTCTTCATCTAGCTAAAGAAATAGAAAAAGCTGGTGCAACAATTATCAACACAGGGATTGGTTGGCACGAAGCACGGATTCCTACCATTGCCATGATGGTGCCAAGAGCCGCTTTTACTTGGGTCACTGCGAAGGTCAAAGGACATGTGAACATTCCGCTTGTCACTTCCAATAGGATCAACACTCCTGAAATTGCAGAATCTGTACTTTCTCGTGGGGATGCTGATTTGGTTTCTATGGCAAGGCCATTCCTTGCTGATTCATTTTTTGTAGAGAAAGCAAAAGCAGGAAAACCGGAAGAAATTAATACATGCATCGCTTGTAATCAAGCTTGCCTGGATCATATTTTCCAAGGAAAAACGGCAAGTTGTTTGGTGAATCCTCGAGCTTGTCACGAAACAGAACTTGTCATCACCAAAACAAACCAAGCAAAAAAAGTAGCCGTGGTTGGTGCTGGACCTGGCGGCATGTCTTGTGCTAAAACGCTGGCAGAACGTGGTCATTCTGTCACATTATTTGATGCACAATCTGAGTTAGGTGGTCAATTGAACATTGCAAGGAGAATCCCTGGTAAAGAAGAATTTAAAGAAACGATTCGTTATTTTGATACAATGTTAAAAAAATACAATGTAGATGTAAAACTAAACACCTATGTATCAAGTGAGGATTTGATAACACAAGGGTTTGAGGAAGTGGTTTTAGCTACTGGGGTGATACCAAGGATACCAGAAATTCCTGGAATTGAAGGACCGAATGTTCTTAGTTATGTGGATGTCGTATTGAAAGGAAAACCAGTTGGAAAACGTGCTGTCGTGATGGGAGCAGGTGGAATTGGATTTGATGTCAGCATTTTACTGACAGACCCTGGGCATTCCTTCACAACAGAGAATTATCTTAAAGAATGGGGTATACGCACTAACATTGAAAAAGACGGTGGGCTTGGTACAAAAGAAACACCAATTGGTGTGAGAGATGTTACGATGTTAAAACGATCCAATAGTAAATTTGGAGCAACTCTTGGAAAAACAACAGGATGGATCCATAAAACTTCTCTTGAAGACCGAAAAGTTAACCAAATTTCTGGAGTTACCTATAAAGCAATCGAAGCAGATGGAATTGTGATCGAAGTGAAAGGCGAAACAAAAAAAATCCCTTGTGATACAGTGGTTGTTTGTGCAGGACAAGACCCGAACCGGGCTTTATTGGAACCACTGCAAAAAGCAAAGATTCCCGTCCATTTGATTGGTGGAGCTGATCTTGCTTCAGAGTTAGATGCCAAACGTGCCATCGACCAAGGGACAAGGCTTGCTGTATCCATTGGTTAGTGGAATTGATTGATCCATAAGTTTTGATTTGCGGTAAGAATTGAATCCATCAAAAATTCTGAAAGTGTCTGTCCGGAATGCAGAATTCCAAATCATTTCTGCACTTCGGTCAAATCGTACAAAACGTAGTTCAGATAAGGAAGTTTTTGTAGAAGGGACTGAGCCGATTAAGCAGTTGTTAGCTGCCAATTGGCAAATCACTCGAATTCTTTATCGTGAAAATATTCCTTTATCCAGTTGGGCAAAAGAAGTTTTAGCGAAGGAAAAACAGGCAAAAATTTTCGAATTAAAGGAAGATTTGTATTTGGAACTTTCTGAAAAAGAAAACCCGTCTGAGTTACTGATCACTGCAAAAATTAAAAATAAATATTTAATTCCATCTTTAGGAAAAGAAATCAAACTGAACGAAAAACCATTTTATCTATTGTTTGATCGGCCAAGTGATTTGGGAAACTTTGGCTCTATCTTACGATCAGCAGATGCATTCCAAGTCAACGTAATCTTTGTGATTGGTCATTCCATTGATGTATATGATCCAAAGGTGATCCGAGCAAGTTTAGGTGCGCTCTTTCATACAAAAATCGTTTTTGTGAAAGATTTTGAATCGTTTGCTTCATTTGTCCATGAAGAAAAAAAACGTATTGGACTTCTTGTCATTGGAACTGATTCAAGTGGTGACACGAATTTAAATGAGATCAAAATCAAAACTCCTGTTCTTTTGGTATTAGGGAATGAAAAAAAAGGAATGAGCGTCCAATTACAATCTCACTGTGATCACATTGTCAAAATTCCTATGTTAGGAGTTGTGAATTCTTTGAATGTGTCCTCTGCAGGTTCAATTTTACTTTGGGAAGTAGCTAAACATTCCAAAATTCAATTGGATTCTTAGAGTTAGATCAAAAGTTTTAACGGCATGTCGCAATACTTCCATCAGGATTGTATTTTACGCTAGCACCTGATGTGAATTGGATATATTTGACACCGTCTACACAAACCTCATCGTAACCAAAATACTTAGCGCAACCCCGAGAGATGGTTCCACATCCTAATAAAAATAATGTGGAGAATAATAAAATTTGAATTGGTTTGATTCGTTTCATGTGTTGACTCCTTTACCTAAATACATAGCATTCCAAATTGATTCGAGTTTTGAAAAATGGGAAGTTAATTGGTTTTTATGATACAAAACAATATTGGATTTTTTTAAGTTATGAATTGATTTTGGGATTTGGTGTAAAATTTCTTTCGTACGAATTGTTTCCTCTTCCCAATCAATCAAGTTCACTTTTTTCAATTTTGCAAATACCAGTTCTAATTGTGAATGGAAAACTTCTTTGCGAAGTTCAGAAGCGAGTGTGATTTCTGGAAATTTGATTTCGATTTGATTTTTCAGATGCAAGATTAAATCAATCAGCTGTTGTTTTTTAATTTTAGATTCTTTTTCTAATTTTAATAATACAAATGAGGTTAGGTTTGCAATCGTGACAGTATAGTTTTTGCCCA harbors:
- a CDS encoding TrmH family RNA methyltransferase — encoded protein: MNPSKILKVSVRNAEFQIISALRSNRTKRSSDKEVFVEGTEPIKQLLAANWQITRILYRENIPLSSWAKEVLAKEKQAKIFELKEDLYLELSEKENPSELLITAKIKNKYLIPSLGKEIKLNEKPFYLLFDRPSDLGNFGSILRSADAFQVNVIFVIGHSIDVYDPKVIRASLGALFHTKIVFVKDFESFASFVHEEKKRIGLLVIGTDSSGDTNLNEIKIKTPVLLVLGNEKKGMSVQLQSHCDHIVKIPMLGVVNSLNVSSAGSILLWEVAKHSKIQLDS
- a CDS encoding FAD-dependent oxidoreductase, giving the protein MTAYPTLLSPLSLGFTTLKNRTIMGSMHTGLEEAPNGYERMAAFYGERAKGGVALIVTGGIAPNEAGRVAKGGSVMDTEEEALHHRVVTEAVHKEGGKIAMQILHTGRYGYHDKIVGASNLRAPINMFKPHPLTEEEIWKTIDDFVRCSELAKLAGYDGVEIMGSEGYLINQFIAKRTNNRTDDWGGSFENRIKFPIEIIKAVRKKVGTDFIIIYRLSMLDLVEEGGNIEEVLHLAKEIEKAGATIINTGIGWHEARIPTIAMMVPRAAFTWVTAKVKGHVNIPLVTSNRINTPEIAESVLSRGDADLVSMARPFLADSFFVEKAKAGKPEEINTCIACNQACLDHIFQGKTASCLVNPRACHETELVITKTNQAKKVAVVGAGPGGMSCAKTLAERGHSVTLFDAQSELGGQLNIARRIPGKEEFKETIRYFDTMLKKYNVDVKLNTYVSSEDLITQGFEEVVLATGVIPRIPEIPGIEGPNVLSYVDVVLKGKPVGKRAVVMGAGGIGFDVSILLTDPGHSFTTENYLKEWGIRTNIEKDGGLGTKETPIGVRDVTMLKRSNSKFGATLGKTTGWIHKTSLEDRKVNQISGVTYKAIEADGIVIEVKGETKKIPCDTVVVCAGQDPNRALLEPLQKAKIPVHLIGGADLASELDAKRAIDQGTRLAVSIG